The Oncorhynchus mykiss isolate Arlee chromosome 17, USDA_OmykA_1.1, whole genome shotgun sequence genomic interval ACATTTAAATACATaaatcacaattcctgacatttaatcctagtaaaaatgtcctgtcttagaccagttaggatcaccatattttaagaatgttaaatgtcagaataatagtagagagaatgaaagaaataaatcatcacattcccagtgggtcagaagtgtacacaaacaatttaaaggcaaatactaattgagtgtaacttgggtcaaatgtttcgggtagccttccacaagcttcccacaataagttgggtgaattttggcccattcctcctgacagagctggtgtaactgagtcaggtttgtaaggcctccttgctcacacacgctttttcagttctgcccacacattttctataggatggaggtcagggatttgtgatggccactccaataccatgactttgttgtccttaagccgttttgccacaactttggaagtatgcttggcgtcattgtccatttggaagacccatttgcgaccaagctttaactttctgactgatgtcttgagatgttgcttcaatatattcacatcattttaattcctcataatgccatctattttgtgaagtgcaccagtccctcctgcagcaaagcacccccacaacatgatactgccacccctgtgcttcaaggttgggatggtgttcttcggcttgcaagcctccccctttttccttcaaacataacgatggtgattatggccgaacaatttttgtttcatcagaccagaggacatttctccaaaaagtacgatctttgtccccatgtgcagttgcaaaccctagTCTGGCTGTTTTAAtgccagttttggagcagtggcttcttccttgctgagcggcctttcaggttatgtcgatatagaactcgttttactgtggatatagatacttttgtacctgtttcctccaggatcttcacaaggtcctttgctgttgttctgggattgatttgcacttttcacaccaaagtacgttcatctctaggagacagaacgcgtctccttcctgagcggtatgacggctgcgtggtcccatggtgtttatacttgcgtactattgtttgtacagatgaacgtggtaccttcaggcgtttggaaattactcccaaggatgaaccagacttgtggaggtctacagttttttttttcctgatgtcttggctgatttcttttgattttcccatgatgtcaagaaaagaggcactgagtttgaaggtcggccttgaaatacatccacagctacacctccgattgactcaaattatgtcagaagcttctaaagtcatgacatcaatttctggaattttccaagctgtttaaaaggcacagtcaacttagtgtatgtaaacttctgacccactggaattgggatacagtgaattattagtgaaataatctgtctggaaacaattgttggaaaaatgacttgtgtcacaaAGTAGATTTTAACAACAAACaagttttttaacaagaaatgtgtggagtggttgaaaaacgagttttaatgactcccacctaagtgtatgtaaacttccgacttcaactgtatggggcgacaggtagcctagtggttagagcgttggactagtaatcgaaggttgcaagttcaaacccccgagctgtcgttctgcccctgaacaggcagttcctaggccgtcattgaaaataagaatgtgttcttaacttacttgcctagttaaataaaagttaactaggcaagtattCGGTTCACCAGTCCCAGAAAAGTGTGAACGTCAGAATGTTTTGGGATTCGCTTTGAACTTCTCCCACTTCCATAAAAACACTTTTAAACACCTGAAGCAAGAGAGAAAAACAAAATGGAGGGAAAATGACCTTTTGTATCCTGATCTTAGCCCTGCCTCGAACTCTCTCTTTAAAGGACTCCAGCTCATCAGTAAAGGCCTCCTGATAGGGCTGGTCTGcagtctgacagacagagagagagagacagaggtgtgACATACCGATATATACAGTGTACACAGTAGATACACGTGTCAAGTTAAAACATCAACTCATAAAGCCGGGATTCAATCAACGGAGTCGTTATCGACTAGAAAACAAGGCTTTTCATTTAAAAAGGTCATTTCCACTTGAGCCGATATGTGCAGCGTTTGTCTGTATACAATAACGCGTTTCTGATTGAATATCGGCCTTttaaatgaacacacacacacacacacacacacacacacacaccttgatctTTTGGAAGAACTCTCTGAAGCATCCTCGAGGGTCGATCTTCAGGCTCTTAGCCAACTCTAAGATGAACTGCATCACTATGGTCTGATGGGCGACCTGATCCATCAAACCAtgtttctacacacacacacacacacacacacacaggttaacaTACACAaagatgtaaacacacacacaatatctgtgaacccccccccccccccccaggttgaTACACATAATAACCAGGAAGTTAGccccccctcacctcctccacctccaggtCGATACACATGATAACCAGGAAGTTAGCCGTCTCTTCACACACCAGGTAGGGGTGGTCAGACAGGTACTTCTGACTGTCCTCCCAACGCCGAAGCATCCCTACCCACACacaggttaggaagagagagaaggagaagagtatAAAATACAGACATTAAATGGTTTAGTTGTgtggtgttataacagacagagagaaaagttgttataacagacagagagagagagaagtggtgttataacagacagacagagaagtggtgttataacagacagacagagaagtggtgttataacagacagacagagaagtggtgttataacagacagacagagaagtgttgttataacagacagagagagaagtgttgttataacagacaaagagagaagtgttgttataacagacagagagagaagagtgtagAATACAGACATTAAATGGTTTAGTTGTgtggtgttataacagacagagagaggtgttgttataacagacagagagagaagtgttgttataacagacagagagagaagagttgttataacagacagacagagaagagtgtAGAATACAGACATTAAATGGTTTAGTTGTgtggtgttataacagacagagagagaagtgttgttataacagacagagagagaagtgttgttataacagacagagagagaagagttgttataacagacagagagagaagtgttgttataacagacagagagagaagagtataGAATACAGACATTAAATGGTTTAGTTGTgtggtgttataacagacagagagagaagtgttgttataacagacagagagagaagagtataGAATACAGATATATTAAATGATTTAGTTGTGTGGTGTTGAAACTCACCAAAATGTTTGATCTCTTTCTTGTGTTTATCTACAAAAGTCTGGTGTTTCTCCTCCTTCTGTTCCTCCGTCTCTTCTGTCACTTCCGGTTTGATGTTCAACatactctggggggggggggggggtagaaatggtggagaggaggggagagataaaTATATTTTAAGTGGACAGGACAGTTGACACTAGAGGAATAACATGTGACATCAGTAGTTGGTGGTAATAGCCCATATCTTCACGATTTATCCTTCAACAAAGTAATGTATTGTCTTCCTATCTCACCTGGCCGAAGCCCTGTGATGTATCTCAATATCACCTGGCTGAAGCCCTCTTTGTTGAGGGAGTGGTGTATCTCTAGCTCACCTGGCTGAAGCCCTCCTTGTTGAGGGAGTTGTATATCTCTATATCACCTGGCTGAAGCCCTCTTTGTTGAGGGAGTGGTGTCTTTCTATATCACCTGGCTGAAGCCCTCCTTGTTGAGGGAGTTGTATATCTCTATATCACCTGGCTGAAGCCCTCTTTGTTGAGGGAGTGGTGTCTTTCTATATCACCTGGCTGAagccctctttgttcagggagtGGTGTCTTTCTATATCACCTGGCTGAAGCCCTCCTTGTTGAGGGAGTTGTATATCTCTATATCACCTGGCTGAagccctctttgttcagggagtGGTGTCTTTCTATATCACCTGGCTGAagccctctttgttcagggagtggtgtctctctatatcACCTGGCTGAAGCCCTCTTTGTTGAGGGAGTGGTGTATCTCTAGATCACAGGGCTGAAGCCCTCTTTGTTGAGGGAGTGGTgtatctaaaatcaaatctaattgaCTTGTCACATTCACATGTTtagcgggtgtagcgaaatgctacaGCCTCAATATCTCACCTTGCTGAATCCCTCTTTGCTGAGGGAGTGGTGCATCTCTATATCACCTTGCTGAATCCCTCTTTGCTGAGGGAGTGGTGTATCTCTATCTCACCTTGCTGAAGCCCTCCTTGCTGAGCGTGTCAACGTTCCAAGGcatctttttctcctctctccgatgttcctccatcttcttctcccaCAAGCGTTGATCCTTTCTGTATTTCTTCTCCTCGGCCTGGGCCTTGCTCAACgccgtcttcctctcctcctctccctccttctttccttcctcctCTAACTCCTTCACTCTGTACTGCACCTCTTCCAGACGTCTCTTACACTCTGCCATGTTCCTCTCcagctcctctcctttctcctcgaAGGCCACCTGTTTCTCCACACGCGCctaggagggagagaagaggggtggtgagaggaagggtggagggagagaagtggGTGATGAGAgaaagggtggagggagagaagtgggtgatgagaggaagggtggaggagggaggagaggaagggtggagggagagaagtgggtgatgagaggaagggtggagggagagaagtgggtgatgagaggaagggtggagggaggagaggaagggttgAGGGGGGCGTAGTGGAAgattagagcagcagagagagggtggaggagagatgaaAGATGGGAGGGACATGGAAGGAtgaagggtggaggaggggtgTAGGAGGGAAGAGAAAGGGGTGGGAGATAGTAACATTGTTGTTCTTTAAAATGTTACCtcttagctagctaaccagaCATCTTAGAGGAACAGGACTAATGAATATATTTAATGTAGGTAGGCTGTGactggcctcacactccagtacagtaggtggcggtgtatCCAACGTAAAAGTTGGATGCAATCCGCCAACCAAATCCCAAAGAagatgaaaataatcatgtcCAAGGCAAGATATTGTACCTAGCGCAATTCTGCTGGATTAGTTTGATGTAGCTAGCCAAGGTTAAGGTGAATCACAGGCTGTGTGGAGAAACTCTCATTgagcaagagagacaggaaggaaaggcagacacagagagagacagagctgcggACAAACTCTTATTGAGCAACTAGGCTACTACTGTAAAGCCCAAATGTTgaaagacttgcctagttaacgccctggaccagagctaagcCCAGCTAGCTAACACTTTAACCAGTTGGATTAACGTTAGTCAAGATAGTTGACCAGCTAACTAGATTAGCCGGTTGAGTACTGATTTATATGGCTAagaatttagctagctagtgtttGCTGACATAGCTACTGTCGCTAGCTGCCCAACTAGTCATGTACGTTAGCTATTTCTGTATTATTATTTTAGTGAAGACATATCGCCTGTTGTCATAGCTACCTGATGCCTCCATCGGAAGAGGCTCGGCGTGTCGATATTGGGGTGAGTCTCATCCTCGTCATCCGATACTTCGATGTGGTCCCACACACTGTAATCAATAGTCCTGGACGTCATCttctagctctctctcctccttctctttccgTGAGAAGTCCACTCAACAACGGCACACTAAATGGAATGACGTGTAAAAGAACAATGTCAACTTTGGTCCTGTTGAAAATGTGAGCTAAACTTGCCAGAAAACCCGCCGCACTCTACTCCTGCTTCAGCTCTGAAGTATTTTCTGGAAAGCTCTATTGCTTCCGGTCTGCGCGGTAGTGTGACGTAGAAATCGTGCGACAGAGATGGGTTTGGAGTCTTCGAGAAGCAGAGGGTCCTGAGCTAATAATTCACTGTGAAa includes:
- the LOC110493349 gene encoding hsp90 co-chaperone Cdc37, giving the protein MTSRTIDYSVWDHIEVSDDEDETHPNIDTPSLFRWRHQARVEKQVAFEEKGEELERNMAECKRRLEEVQYRVKELEEEGKKEGEEERKTALSKAQAEEKKYRKDQRLWEKKMEEHRREEKKMPWNVDTLSKEGFSKSMLNIKPEVTEETEEQKEEKHQTFVDKHKKEIKHFGMLRRWEDSQKYLSDHPYLVCEETANFLVIMCIDLEVEEKHGLMDQVAHQTIVMQFILELAKSLKIDPRGCFREFFQKIKTADQPYQEAFTDELESFKERVRGRAKIRIQKAMEEYEEEERQNRLGPGGLDPVEVYDTLPEEMKKCFDDKDISMLQEAISKMDPMEAKGHMKRCIDSGLWVPNANTDNEEDKEEDEEEDKEDEEEPEKEGEAEEEK